The following proteins come from a genomic window of Nicotiana tomentosiformis chromosome 12, ASM39032v3, whole genome shotgun sequence:
- the LOC104094351 gene encoding uncharacterized protein isoform X2, with protein MFYGAVVWDPWLIVAQIVCLQSLYYLTLGIFLAILVGTRVSRMSLVYFFDYAAVTASTVTGWCVIASFLLSSLAGAGILFYLIERAKKCLDFSATLYIVHLFICIVYGGWPSSITWWIVNVTGLAVMALLGEYLCINRELREIPITRYRSMV; from the exons ATGTTCTATGGTGCGGTGGTGTGGGATCCGTGGCTAATTGTTGCCCAAATTGTGTGTCTTCAATCCCTATACTATTTGACACTAGGGATATTCTTGGCAATTCTTGTTGGGACTCGTGTTTCTCGAATGAGTCTTGTCTATTTCTTTGATTACGCCGCTGTAACTGCTTCAACTGTAACTGGATGGTGCGTCATTGCTTCCTTTCTTCTCAGTTCACTTGCAGG AGCtggcattttattttatttgattgagAGGGCAAAGAAGTGCCTAGATTTTTCTGCAACACTGTACATCGTCCATCTTTTTATATGCATTGTCTATGGCGGTTGGCCTTCCTCAATAACATGGTGGATTGTGAATGTTACTGGGCTTGCGGTGATGGCATTGTTAGGTGAATATTTGTGCATAAACCGTGAATTACGAGAAATTCCCATTACAAGATACCGATCAA TGGTTTGA
- the LOC104094351 gene encoding uncharacterized protein isoform X1 yields MFYGAVVWDPWLIVAQIVCLQSLYYLTLGIFLAILVGTRVSRMSLVYFFDYAAVTASTVTGWCVIASFLLSSLAGAGILFYLIERAKKCLDFSATLYIVHLFICIVYGGWPSSITWWIVNVTGLAVMALLGEYLCINRELREIPITRYRSKLMISS; encoded by the exons ATGTTCTATGGTGCGGTGGTGTGGGATCCGTGGCTAATTGTTGCCCAAATTGTGTGTCTTCAATCCCTATACTATTTGACACTAGGGATATTCTTGGCAATTCTTGTTGGGACTCGTGTTTCTCGAATGAGTCTTGTCTATTTCTTTGATTACGCCGCTGTAACTGCTTCAACTGTAACTGGATGGTGCGTCATTGCTTCCTTTCTTCTCAGTTCACTTGCAGG AGCtggcattttattttatttgattgagAGGGCAAAGAAGTGCCTAGATTTTTCTGCAACACTGTACATCGTCCATCTTTTTATATGCATTGTCTATGGCGGTTGGCCTTCCTCAATAACATGGTGGATTGTGAATGTTACTGGGCTTGCGGTGATGGCATTGTTAGGTGAATATTTGTGCATAAACCGTGAATTACGAGAAATTCCCATTACAAGATACCGATCAA AGCTCATGATTTCAAGTTGA